A window of Deltaproteobacteria bacterium contains these coding sequences:
- a CDS encoding TetR/AcrR family transcriptional regulator — translation MRVKLEEREIETNVKDDALVKQRREEIIQAASKIFTEKGYHLATIRDICKASGLGPGTLYNYIKKKEDILYLIYNQLTMMLTQCLVETIENTKKDPYEQLKEALSKTTDIIWDYKDLVLLMYQETASLDRESMHNILKRESDYVALWERILERGEKQGMIIRRTRMDADIIGFLLAFIPLRRWNLKKKFREEEIKSGLIDFVIQALGISKRKK, via the coding sequence ATGAGAGTAAAGTTAGAAGAGCGTGAAATTGAGACAAACGTTAAAGATGATGCCCTTGTAAAACAAAGAAGGGAAGAGATTATCCAGGCCGCGAGCAAAATATTTACAGAGAAGGGGTATCATCTCGCAACTATCCGCGACATTTGTAAGGCCTCGGGGTTAGGTCCCGGAACTCTATATAATTACATCAAAAAAAAGGAAGATATCCTTTACCTAATTTACAATCAACTTACCATGATGCTCACTCAGTGCTTAGTGGAAACTATCGAAAATACCAAGAAAGATCCTTACGAACAATTGAAAGAAGCACTGAGTAAGACCACAGATATCATATGGGATTATAAAGATTTAGTCCTTCTAATGTATCAGGAAACAGCCTCCTTAGACAGAGAATCCATGCATAACATCCTCAAGCGAGAAAGCGATTATGTCGCTCTCTGGGAAAGAATCCTTGAACGGGGAGAGAAGCAGGGGATGATCATCAGGCGAACCCGAATGGATGCGGACATCATCGGTTTTCTTCTGGCTTTCATTCCCTTGAGGCGGTGGAATCTCAAGAAAAAGTTCCGGGAAGAGGAGATTAAATCCGGACTTATCGATTTTGTCATTCAAGCCTTGGGAATATCCAAAAGAAAAAAATAA
- a CDS encoding thiamine pyrophosphate-dependent dehydrogenase E1 component subunit alpha → MKKETLLQMYYMMLKIRRVEERILEIFAQGKIPGFIHVSIGQEAVPVGVCSALRENDYISNTHRGHGQALAKGADLKRFMAEIYGRKDGYCQGKAGSMHIACNDLGIIGSNGVVGGGIPISLGTAFASVYKGNDRVTVCFFGDGATNEGTFHESLNLAALWNLPIVFCCENNGWAEFTPQKVHTKLENLSVRAESYGIPGVTVDGNDVLKVKEEAEKMIARARKGEGPSLLECKTNRWFGHFAGDAQKYRSAQEIEEVRSFDPILKFQKILLEKKNLNPKDIEETEVKIKSQIDEAVAFAEKSPIPGMEGLLENVYV, encoded by the coding sequence ATGAAAAAAGAAACTTTATTACAGATGTATTACATGATGTTGAAGATTCGAAGGGTGGAAGAACGAATCCTGGAAATATTTGCCCAGGGGAAAATCCCGGGATTTATCCACGTATCCATCGGCCAAGAAGCCGTGCCGGTTGGAGTTTGCTCTGCCTTGAGAGAGAACGATTACATTTCAAATACCCATAGAGGGCATGGACAGGCATTAGCCAAAGGGGCTGATTTAAAAAGATTTATGGCAGAGATCTATGGCCGAAAAGATGGTTATTGCCAGGGAAAAGCTGGTTCGATGCACATTGCCTGTAACGATTTGGGAATTATAGGCTCGAATGGGGTGGTGGGAGGTGGAATTCCTATCTCTCTCGGGACGGCGTTTGCTTCGGTATATAAAGGAAATGACCGAGTGACGGTGTGCTTCTTTGGGGACGGGGCGACGAATGAGGGGACTTTCCATGAATCCCTGAATCTGGCTGCCCTCTGGAATCTTCCCATCGTTTTCTGTTGTGAAAATAATGGATGGGCAGAGTTTACGCCTCAAAAGGTCCATACGAAACTGGAAAATCTAAGTGTCAGGGCAGAATCTTATGGGATACCGGGAGTGACCGTGGATGGGAATGACGTCCTAAAAGTTAAGGAAGAGGCAGAGAAAATGATCGCGAGGGCTCGGAAAGGGGAAGGGCCATCGCTTCTGGAATGTAAAACCAACCGTTGGTTTGGCCATTTTGCTGGGGATGCTCAAAAATACCGATCGGCCCAGGAGATCGAAGAAGTCAGAAGCTTTGACCCCATCTTGAAATTTCAGAAAATATTGCTTGAGAAGAAGAATTTAAACCCTAAAGATATTGAGGAGACGGAGGTAAAAATTAAATCACAAATCGATGAAGCAGTAGCTTTTGCGGAAAAAAGCCCAATTCCAGGGATGGAAGGACTCTTAGAAAATGTCTATGTGTAA